Part of the Leclercia sp. AS011 genome is shown below.
TTTGTTCAGGCGTCTAATTATCTTTTTCCTTTGTTGACTTTACCCTATTTAATGAGGGTTCTTGGCGCTGAGCATTTCGGCATTATGGCAATGGTGCAGGCTTGGATTCAATATACTATTATTTTTGTTGATTATGGATTTAATTTTAGTGCAACCTTATTGATTACTAAAAATAAAGAAAATGTACATCTGCTAAATAAAATATACACTGAAACGACAATATCTAAGTTCTTACTTTTTTTAATATTCCTACTTGCTGCGGTAGTATATTCATTAATATTTGGACTGGATATTTACGTCAAACTATTTTTCTGCGGGATGTTTGCTGTTCTCGGTACTGTATTTTTCCCGATCTGGTTATTCCAGGGGTTGGAAAAAATGCAAGGCATAGTTGTTAGTACCACCATAGCAAAATGTTTCTCTCTGATTGCGGTATTCTTATTAGTAAGAGATTCAAATGATATTGACCTGGCGATTTTTAGTCAATCACTTGGAATGTTTGTTTCAGGGATTATCGCTATGGTGTATATACGTAAAAATAAAATGGTGGCTTTTACAAAATGCGGGTTGCCAGATGTCCTGGCTTCGTTGAAAGGTGGGTTTGATTTATTTATATCAAATATTACGATCAGTTTTTATACTACTTTAAACGTCATTATCATTGGTTATTTTGCTGGGCCGGTCTATGCAGGCTACTTCTCTGCGGCTGACAAACTTAGAGTTGCTGCCCAAGGCCTGCTTACACCAGTGCAACAGGCTCTTTTTCCAAGAGTAAGCGCGTTGGTAAGTAAAGGATCTAATTTTAAAGATATTCTGAGCTTGTATGGTAAGAAATTCATACTGTTCGGGTTGTTCGTCTCTGTTTCCATTGCTGTGGTTGGATATCCAGTATCCCTATTTTATTTTAGTGAAGAGTATCGGGTCGCATCATCTATTCTACTTTTGATGTCCCCTCTACCATTTATTGTCTCTATCGGTATAGTTTTTGGTCAATGGTGGTTAATTACCAATGATCATACTGCAGTTGTACGCAATACATATATAAGAATTAGCATATTACATATTATTATGGCGATTGCGCTTATTCATTGTGCGCCTGTTTATGGTGTGACGATCAGCGTTTTATTTACGGAGACCATTATTTCGTGTTTATTTATTCGATATTGTTATCGTTTAGCTACACAAAATAATAATCTGGCATAGTGAAGGAGTAGCCCCTGGTAATTGCGTTTTCTGTATTAGCATCAAGGGTTATTGAATTAATTTTTTGAGACATTGAATTTAAGTAGTTAATATAAAGGAAATTTTGATGAAAGTTTTAGCTTTTTATCTTCCACAATTTCATGAAATAGAAGAAAATAATAAATGGTGGGGGGAAGGTTTTACCGAATGGACTAATGTGAAAAAAGCAACACCATTATTCAAAAATCATTATCAGCCCAGAGTGCCGATGAATGCTAATTATTATAATCTTCTCGATAAAGAGACTTTGGAATGGCAAGCGTCGCTAGCTGAAAAATATCATGTGGATGGTTTTTGTTTTTATCACTACTGGTTTAACGGAAAAAGACTTCTGGATAAACCTGCTGAGCTACTGCTTGAAAATAAAGACATTAATTTGCCATTTATGTTCGCATGGGCTAA
Proteins encoded:
- a CDS encoding oligosaccharide flippase family protein, giving the protein MKKNIFLLYFVQASNYLFPLLTLPYLMRVLGAEHFGIMAMVQAWIQYTIIFVDYGFNFSATLLITKNKENVHLLNKIYTETTISKFLLFLIFLLAAVVYSLIFGLDIYVKLFFCGMFAVLGTVFFPIWLFQGLEKMQGIVVSTTIAKCFSLIAVFLLVRDSNDIDLAIFSQSLGMFVSGIIAMVYIRKNKMVAFTKCGLPDVLASLKGGFDLFISNITISFYTTLNVIIIGYFAGPVYAGYFSAADKLRVAAQGLLTPVQQALFPRVSALVSKGSNFKDILSLYGKKFILFGLFVSVSIAVVGYPVSLFYFSEEYRVASSILLLMSPLPFIVSIGIVFGQWWLITNDHTAVVRNTYIRISILHIIMAIALIHCAPVYGVTISVLFTETIISCLFIRYCYRLATQNNNLA